The genomic segment TGAACCCCAACATGTCGTTTTTGGAAATGCTCGACACCGTCAACGAGGACCTGACCCTCGACGGCAAGGAACCCATCGCTTTCGAGCACGACTGCCGCGAAGGCATCTGCGGCAGTTGCTCCTGCATGATCAACGGCGAGCCCCACGGCCCCGAGGACCGCGTGGCCACCTGCCAGACCTACATGCGCAGCTTCCAGGACGGCGACACCATCACCGTCGAGCCCTTCCGTTCCCGCGCCTTTCCCGTACTCAAGGATCTTATCGTCGACCGATCGGCCTTTGATCGCATCATCCAGTCCGGCGGGTTCATCTCCGCCCGCACCGGTTCCGCCCCCGACGCCAACGCCATCCCCGTGCCCAAGACCGCGGCCGACACCGCCATGGACGCCGCCCAATGCATCGGCTGCGGAGCCTGCGTGGCCGCGTGCAAGAACGGTTCCGCCATGCTTTTTGTCTCGGCCAAGGTCACCCACCTCAACGTCCTGCCCCAGGGCCAAGCCGAAAAAGACGCCCGTGTCCTCGGCATGGTCGAGCGTATGGACGCCGAAGGCTTCGGGAATTGCAGCAATACCTACGCCTGCGAAGCCGTCTGCCCCAAAGGCATCAGCGCCGACTTCATCGGCCGCATGAACCGCGATTACGCCATCGCCGCCCTCCGCACCAAGCTCCTCGGCCGCCCCCTTGTCACTGCGGACGATGCCGGCTAGCCGCCGGATGTCGGATGCCGGAATACGGCCAACCACTGATACGCCAGATACTTTCGAGTAGG from the Candidatus Methylacidiphilales bacterium genome contains:
- a CDS encoding succinate dehydrogenase/fumarate reductase iron-sulfur subunit, translated to MNVTLRVWRQEANGNGSTGRFEEYQAKNLNPNMSFLEMLDTVNEDLTLDGKEPIAFEHDCREGICGSCSCMINGEPHGPEDRVATCQTYMRSFQDGDTITVEPFRSRAFPVLKDLIVDRSAFDRIIQSGGFISARTGSAPDANAIPVPKTAADTAMDAAQCIGCGACVAACKNGSAMLFVSAKVTHLNVLPQGQAEKDARVLGMVERMDAEGFGNCSNTYACEAVCPKGISADFIGRMNRDYAIAALRTKLLGRPLVTADDAG